The Streptomyces sp. NBC_00286 nucleotide sequence ATGAGTCGTGGTCGTGCTTTCCCGGGCAGGCCACCTTGGCGGCAAAGACGAGTCAAGGAGAGCGCACCGTACGCCGGCACCTTGAGTGGCTGGATGAGCAGGGGTTCATCGTGTCGCACGCCCGTTTTTCGGACGGGCGCCGCACCAGCAACCGCTACACCATCCATGCCCCGCGCCCACAGGCACCACCGTCGTCGGGCTCGACAGCGGCCGGTCCCGGCGCGGCGGCACCGGAGGGCAAGAAGGCCGGGAAGAAGGGCGGCGGAGGGCGGGCAAAACAGGCGGCCAAAACGGCCACCGGCCAGTCTGACCAGCGGCCAGAACCGGCGGGGGAACCGGCCACTTTGGCCGGGGAACCGTCAGAGAACCACCAGAGAAATACCCCCCTACCCCCGGCGGGCGGTAACGGTCGCGACGGGACCGGCGGCTGCGCGGCCCACCCCGATGCCCTCGCCGCCAACTGCCGCGGCTGCGGCACCAGTCCACGTGCCCGTCGTGCCGCTGCTGCAGCTCAGCAGAAGCTCGAGAAGGACGAGCGAGCTCGCGGCCGGGACCGCCAGTGGTTCGAGGAGGACCGGGCTCACCGAGCCCGCGCGGCGGAGCTCAAGGCTCGGGGTGCTCTGGACGGCCTGAGGCGGGCCGCGCGTGAGGGCATCAGGAAAGGCCGAGGTCAGGGCCTGGGGAGCGCTCGAGCCGACATAAAGAACACTTGACGTCAGTTGATCAATGTTGATAAAATGTTATCAACATTGCAAATCGACCCATTCCAACTCGGAGGATTCGACCGGTGTTCCGACATCTCACCCCCGACGAACGGCGGGCGCTCACCGCGAAACTCGCCGACCAGGGCGTCACCTCTCAGCAGTTCGCGCAGGCCCAGGAGCAGGCGCGCGTAATCGGCGAAGCCCTGGCCCGCGCCTACGGCGAGACTCTCGGCCGTACGGTCACTCCGGTGCAGTTCATCACCGAGGTCCTCGGCGTCGAGGGTGCCGGCCGCCTCCTCGTCTGCGCCCTGCGTGAGGTCACGGGCCGTCCCGACCTGTACCGGGACCTCTGATCGCGTACGGCGCTTTCGCACGTCGTGACATGTGTGGCGACAGACGTAGGACCCCACGCACCCTCAAATGGGCGCCCCGACCAGAGCACGAGGAAACCGATGAGCAGCACGAGCAACATCCCCCTGGCCGACATCGTCGCGATAGTCATCGCCGCCCGCGTCCAGGGCCCGCCCGCCCTCCGAACCGCCCCGGACGGCAGACCCGTACGGGTCCTGACGTTGCGCGGCATCCGCCCCGGCGAGCTGTACGAGTTCACGCTCGACGACGGCCATCGCCGCTGGTGCCTGGAGTCCGTCACCGACGAGAGCGGCGTCGCCATGCACGGCCGCACTCTCGGCCGGCGCCTCTCCGCGCGCCTGAACGTCCTGCACGGCACCGCGTCCGTGCACTTCACCCCGCCACCCACCTTCCCGCACGCCTGACGTAAGGAGAAAGCGACGTGGACCAGCCCACCCGGGAACAGTTACTGCACGCCGAAGCC carries:
- a CDS encoding helix-turn-helix domain-containing protein, which produces MSIEAMAWAFRQDITKPGAKLVLLALCDFADESWSCFPGQATLAAKTSQGERTVRRHLEWLDEQGFIVSHARFSDGRRTSNRYTIHAPRPQAPPSSGSTAAGPGAAAPEGKKAGKKGGGGRAKQAAKTATGQSDQRPEPAGEPATLAGEPSENHQRNTPLPPAGGNGRDGTGGCAAHPDALAANCRGCGTSPRARRAAAAAQQKLEKDERARGRDRQWFEEDRAHRARAAELKARGALDGLRRAAREGIRKGRGQGLGSARADIKNT